In Nitrosococcus halophilus Nc 4, the genomic stretch TATTTTTTCCCGGCGGCGACATCGGTACCCTGGCGGTCAACGGCACTGTCAATGATCTTGCCATGAGCGGCGCTCAGCCCCTATACCTAAGCTGTGGGATGATTCTGGAGGAAGGCCTTTCCATAACCCTTCTGGAGGAGGTGGTGGAGAGCATGGGCCGTGCCGCCGATGCTGCCGGGGTGAGTATCGTTACCGGCGACATCAAGGTGGTGCCCCGGGGAGCGGTGGATAAGCTGTTTATTAACACCACCGGTCTAGGCGTGATTCCGGAAGGTGTTCATATTGCCAGCCACCGGGCCCAACCTGGGGATGCTATTTTGGTCAATGGCTTTATGGGGGATCATGGGGCCGCCATCGTGGATGCCCGTGGGGATCTAGCCTTGGACAATCCGGTGGAAAGCGATTGTCAGCCCCTCCATGGGCTAGTGGCAGCGATGCTGGCGGCCTGTCCTGATATCCACTGTTTGCGGGATGCCACCCGGGGTGGAGTGGCCACGGTGCTCAACGAATTTGTCCAAGCGGCCCAGGTGGGGATGCGTCTTGAAGAAGCCTCACTGCCAGTGCGAGAGACGGTCCGGGGCGTCTGTGAAATCCTGGGACTGGATCCCCTCTACTTGGCTAATGAAGGAAAGCTGGTGGCGATAGTGCCCGCTGAGGCAGCGGAAGCTGTTTTAGCCGCCATGCGCTCCCACCCCGCCGGTCGGGAGGGGGCGATAATTGGCGAAGTGACGGCGGTCCCTGAGGGAAGGGTGGTGCTGGCGACCGCTCTAGGGGGGGAGCGCATTGTGGATATGCTAGTGGGAGAGCAATTGCCTCGCATCTGCTAATGGCTGGGATAAACAGCATCACTCATGGGGGGCCTTACCCTGGGTGATGAACCAGTGGTGGGGTAAGTGGTGTTCTCCATAGGCCATGAGACCGGCATACCCTAAGCCCCTGATCTTGTCGACCTCCTGGGGATTGTCGGTGGTGATGGTAAGGCCATAGATGCCGTTTTCTTGCGCCACCGCCATATTCCAGCCCGTTTCCTGTTTCAACACTGCCGGGTGCGCTCCAGGCGCCAGTACGCGGGCCAGGGTTTCTTGGGCCGGGGCGCTTAGGGGGCGAACTTTAATATGAACTCCTTCTGCTGTAGAGGTTTGGGCAATCACTTCAACATTGGTCATGAAATGATACATGTCCACCAGATGGCGTCGAAAAGCTTCCAAATCCACTTGAGACCAATTGGTTTTGGGGTCGGCTTCAAGTTGAGCAATCGCTTCCTTAATGGCGGCAAAAATGGCATTACCGGGTTCTGTGAGAGGAATTTTTTCCATAGCGGACATGGAATGCAGACCATGTTCCATTCTATGGTGTTCAGCTTTTTGTTCAGTTTCCGGCCATACTATTGAAATAGACAGAAGCGATAATAACAAGGTGGCCGGCAGGAAAACACGAGGGGTGATTTTGGACATGGATTTTTCCTTTGGCATGGTCAGCGCCTATTATTCTTAAAATGTAGTTTACTAATAGGACTAAGGTGAAAACAAAGGTATTTGAGAAGCGGAATGCCCCTATTTTCAGGAATATTGACTCCCACCCTCTAGAAGTCATTGGGCTATACGATATTGGCTGCAACGAGTTTTCGGTGGAAAGGAGTGATTAACTAGTTGGCAAAACACTACCAAATAGTACCATTCTCTCATGAAATTGGTACCTTTAAGAAAAGCCGTGCAAGCGCTCGGTTTATCCAAGAACACCCTGAGAAAGTATGCAGACCAGGGAAGTATTAATGTTATCCGAACCCCGAGCGGGCAACGGCTCTTTGATTTGGACAGTTTCACTGGACAACTCACTAAACAAACAGCCGTCGCCTACGCTCGGGTCAGCTCAAAAGGGCAAAAGCCGGACTTAGAGTGCCAGGTGGAATATCTAAGCGAATACGCAAGCGAGGTGGTGCGTGATGTCGGCAGTGGTCTCAACTATAAACGAAAAGGCTTACGCGCCTTACTGGAACGCGCAGTATGCGGAGAGCGTCTCAAAATTGTGGTTGCCTCACGAGACCGTATTGCACGGTTTGGCTGGGAACTCGTGGACTTTATCGTCCAAAAACCCGGCGGCGAAATCGTGGTTCTCGATCAACGTGTGGGAAGCGCAGAAGAAGAGCTCACCCAAGACCTCTTGCATATCCTCCACGTTTTCTCTTGCCGAATGTATGGGCGACGAAAGTATAAAAGTAATCAGGTCGAAGAAGATCCGGTTCTATCCTACTACAGCGCAGAAGAACTTGTTCAGGCGTTGGTTCGGCGTATCGAGAAGGATTTACAACAAGACGGTCGAACACTTAGCTACTCCAGGGACGATAGCGGACTGGAAAGCGATTAAGCAATGGCTGATTCCGGCTCAACCTGAGTATACCTTTGAGGTTCCGCGAGCTATTCGTGATGGTGCGGTCATGGACGCTTGCCGGGCCGTTAAGGCGGCCAAGGTAAAGACCAAGCAAACTGGCAACCCCCATAAAGTACGCTTCCGCTCAAAGCGGGAACCCACGCAAACTCTCTTTATCCGCAATGACATGATTCGGAAAGGGACTGTGTACCCTACCAAATTGGGGGTGCTGTCCTTTTCCGAATCATTGCCTGAACACCCACGGGATTCTCGGATCACGTGGGAAAACGGACGGTGGTTTATGTGCGTGCCCCATGAAATCACCTTATCGCCGGGGGCGAGAACCAAGCCCTATTATGCTGTAGGGGTCGATCCTGGGGTGCGCACTTTCCTCAGTTTTTATACCGATGGCGCAGTTGGGGATTTAGGCGAAGGCGATTTTGGGCGGATTGCCCGCTTGTGTGCCTATTTGGACGATTTAATGTCCCGTCTTGACCCGAAGCGCAAGGAAAACCGAGTCAATGCGGCTAAGCGTCAACGTATGCGCAAGGCAGCCAATAGGCTTCGGTGGAAGATTAAAGACTTAATCCGTGAAGTACATTGGAAGTGCGCCCGTTTTCTTTGTGAAAACTTTGAAGTCGTGTTTATCCCCGACTTTGAAACGCAGCAAATGGCTTCACGGACCAAGCGAAAGCTGAGGAAAAAATCGGTTCGCGCCATGCTCACGTGGTCCCACTACCAGTTTCGTCAGCGCTTGGAATGGATGGCAAAAAAACTAGGGACCACTGTAATTTCTGTCAACGAATCCTACACCAGCAAGACCGTGAACTGGACGGGCGAAGTCAACCATAAACTGGGTGGCGCTCGGATAGTGAAGGGTTCGGACGGAAACTCCATGAAGCGAGACCACAATGGCGCCCTTGGGATTTATCTCAAGGGCTTTGTCGGATACGGCCTAACGAAATGTTAGCACTTGGTAGCTAAACGTTACCAAGAAAGGATCAGGTTATGGTGAGTAGAATCGTTTTACTGCGTCATGGTGAAAGCGTATGGAATTTGGAAAATCGATTTACGGGCTGGACCGATGTTGATCTTTCTGCAAATGGTATTGAAGAAGCCCGCCTTGCAGGCAAGATATTGAAAAATGAGGGGTACCAATTTGATAAGGCCTACACTTCAGTGCTTAAGCGGGCCATTCGTACCCTGTGGATTGTAGAAGAAGTCATGGACTTGATGTGGCTTCCCATAGAAAAACGGTGGGAGTTGAATGAACGCCATTATGGCAGTTTACAAGGACTGAACAAAGCTGAAATGGCCAAACAATATGGTGCGGAGCTGGTGCATCAATGGCGCCGGGGCTATGCGATTGAACCGCCTCCATTGGATGATTCCGATCCCCGCCATCCGCGTTTTGATAGGCGTTATGCCCACTTAGCTTCCGAGAAAGTCCCGGCCTCGGAATCCCTTGAGAAGACGCTTCAGCGGGTTATTCCCTGTTGGGAGAAAGATATCTTACCGGATATTGCCGCGGGCAAGGAGCTGATTATTGTCGCCCATGGCAATTCTTTGCGGGCTTTATACAAGCATCTTGAGGGGTTGTCCGATCAGGAAGTCATGGAGCTTAATATCCCGACCGGTATCCCCTTGGTGTTTGAACTAGATGAGGCTTTCCGGCCAACCGCCCATTATTACCTTGCCGACTCGGAAAAGGGTCAGGTGGCTGTCGATGGGATGGCCCATTAGGCTAGGCTGTTTGTCGATACCCTTTGCCATCGGCAGGCAAAGGGTTTTTTAACGGCATACCGAAGCTTCAGCTCAGAAATTCACGGACATTCAAGATGACCTCGGGAAAGCATTGGGGCGCCAGTTGGCCTTCGGTGACTGCTTGAACAGTTTGGTAGCAGGCGTTTTCCGGTTCGGGCTCGAAATAGACCTCGATGAATTGCCCTGGGAGGTTAATGAGCCAGTATTCTGGGATTCCGTGCCGTGCATAGAGGGGTCCTTTGATCTCCCGGTCATAATGCACCGTGGTATCGGCGATTTCCACCACCAGCAGCACGTCGGTGGCCGCCGGTAAAATGTGCCGGTATCGGTGCGGCTGGTAGCGTAGTAATGCGAAGTCGGGTTGCGGTTCGGAATAAGGTGCGAGTTGAATGGGATTCTGTATCCAGGCGATAGCGCGGCCGATAAGCCGGGGGGTCAAGTACTCATTCAGCGTACTCGTCAGGCTGGCGTGCAAGTGGCCGATGGGCGCCATATCAATCAGTTCTCCCTCGATGAGCTCCACCCGATCATCCTCGCGCAAGATGCCCGCCTCGCCCATGCGATGGTATTCAGCCACGGTTAATTTGCGATGGGGCGCCATGATGATTGGGGGTGAATCCGTCGACGCAGTGGTCATCGGTTCTCATCCTTAGGGTTCGGTGATTGCTAGTATATCATCGCAGGGTTGGTCGGGTGTGTCCTTTTCGAGCAAAAAATCATTAGTCACTGATTTTGGAACGGTTCCGATTCCATCCCCGGCACCCATTACTCTAGCCGGACCGCCCTCTCATTTCCCCTGCACTGATAATCATGGTGGGTATTTTAGGGCCTAGCAAGGTAAACTAATAAGTTTAAGCAGTTATTGAGCAATTGGTTTTTGATGAGAGAAAGGATGGCAGCAGACGATGCATTGACGCTAGAGGATATCGCCTTCTCTGAGCTGTTCCAGGTCACCGGGCTGGAAGTTTTGGATAAGGGGTTTTTAGACTTATTAAAGTACCGGGATTCCGAGCTTTATCGGCACGTTATCAGCTACCGACAGGCTTCCGAACCCTTGCCGCCGGTGGCGGAAAGTGAATTACTCTTGGCTTTGGCCCCCCATCTAGAAGATTTTTTGGCGCGCTTCTTTGGGATTGAAGGAGAATTGGCCGCCAGTGGCAATGCCACCCTGAGCCATGATCCGGTGATGGTCTTTAAAAAAGAATGGGTGCAGCGCCGAGGACGGCGCTATCGGAAACCCATTGCGCGATCTTTTTATACCCTAGATCGGTGGTTGAGCGAACAACTCCAGCAAGCTGGGTTAGCGGAGGCCGACCGGGAACAGGCGGTTGCCCAATGGGCCCAGGGCCTGCATCAAGCTGAAGCGGTCCCTGGGGAGGTCACTGAGGCCTTAATCCAATGGTGCGCCTTGGCGTTGACCGATCCGGATGGGCAGCGGGCGGTCGCCGGTTGGACCAGTTTTCATCTGCCGCGAAAAGTGGACCATGCCCGCTTGGTGCCCCTTGAACACCTGGAAGGGGATTCGCTCCACCGGCTCCAGGCCAATCCAGCCACCTTTCGGCGGCGCGATGGGTTCAAGCTCACCGATCCCCGCATGTCGGCCCGGGCGGTGCAGGGAGAAGTGCATTACTGCATTTACTGTCATGACCATAATGGAGATTTCTGCTCCAAGGGTTTTCCGGAGAAGAAGAACCAGCCGGAACTGGGGTTTAAAGCCGATCCTTTGGGGGTTACTCTGACCGGATGCCCGGTGGAGGAGAAAATCTCCGAGATGCACGCCCTCAAGCGGGAGGGCCGCACGATAGCAGCTTTGGCCGTTGCCATGGTGGACAACCCCATGGTGCCGGCCACGGGGCATCGCATTTGCAATGACTGCATGAAATCCTGCATTTATCAGAAACAGGAACCGGTGAACATTCCCCAGATCGAGACCCGGGTGCTGACGGATGTCTTAGACTTGCCTTGGGGAGTGGAGATTTATGATCTTCTCACCCGCTGGAACCCCCTACGGCAGCGGCAATTTTTACTTCAACCCTATAACGGCTACAAGGTCTTGGTATCCGGGATGGGGCCGGCCGGTTTCACCATGGCCCACCACCTGACCATGGAGGGGTGCGCCGTGGTGGGTATTGATGGGCTCAAGATGGAACCTTTGCCGGAAGCGTTGTTGAAACAGCCTGTCCGGGAGTGGTCAGCCCTCAAGGAATCCCTAGACGAACGTATTTTACTGGGGTTTGGGGGAGTCGCTGAGTATGGGATCACCGTACGCTGGGATAAAAACTTCTTGAAGCTCATTTATCTCAGTTTGCTTCGGCGCCCCCTGTTCCAGGCTTTTGGTGGGGTTCGTTTAGGCGGGACCATGACCTTGGAGGATGCCTGGAAGCTGGGATTTGATCATGCTTGCATTGCCACCGGCACCGGGTTGCCCCGGGTCATTCCCATGGGCAATAGCTTGGCTCGGGGAATGCGGCAGGCGAGCGATTTTCTAATGGCCCTACAGCTCACCGGCGCGGGCAAGGAAAGCAGCCTCGCCAACCTGCAAGTGCGGTTGCCTGCGGTGGTCATAGGCGGTGGCCTCACGGCCATTGACACGGCCACGGAAGTTCAAGCCTATTACATTAAGCAAGTGGAAAAAATGCTCACCCGCTATGAGAAGCTGGTGGCAGCCCAGGGCAAGGCGCAAGTGCGGGCAGGTTTGAGCGAAGAAGATGAGGAAATCCTAGAAGAATTTCTGGCCCATGGACGTTTGGTAAGAGCCGAGCGTCAACGGGCCGCTCAGGCAGGAGAGGCACCGGATTTTATTCCCCTGCTGCGCGCTTGGGGCGGCGTTACCCTGGCCTACCGCAAGGGACTCAATGCTTCTCCGGCCTATCAGCGTAATCATGAAGAAGTCCTCAAGGCCATGGAGGAGGGGCTTTATTACGCGGAGGGCCTGGAACCTCTTCGGGCGGAGCTGGATAAATACGGCCATGTGAAAGCGCTGGTGTGTCGGCGCATGAGGCAGGAAGAGGGGCGTTGGCTTGGCACGCGGGAGGAGATCACCTTGCCCGCCCGCGCCGTGTTTATTGCCGCCGGTGCTAAGCCTAATACTATCTATGAGCATGAATATCCTGGCAGTATTGAGTTAGAAGGTGATCACTTCTTACCCCATGTGGAGCATCCCGATGGTTTGCAGCCGGTTCAGGTGGCTGAAGATTGCAAGTCGTCGGAGTTTGGTCCCTTTACTTCTTACCACCGGGAAGGGCATATGGTCACTTTTGTGGGGGATACCCATCCGGTATTCCAGGGCAGTGTGGTCAAGGCGATTGCCTCAAGTAAGCGTAGCTATCCCCAGGTCATGGCCGCTTTGGCGCTGCACCCGCCGGCGAGTAAAGAGGACTATAACGACTTTCGAGCGCAAATGGCCGACTTATTGACCCCGCGAGTAAGTCAAGTCAACCGCAGTAATCCTGGGATAGTAGAAGTGTGGGTGCGGGCTCCTCTTGCCGCCCGTAATTTCCGTCCCGGACAATTTTTTCGTTTGCAGAGTTTTGAGTCCAATAGCCCCGAAGTGGAAGGGACCCGTTTGCAAATACCGCTGCTCACCGTCAGCGGCACGGGAGTCCAGGACGATCAAATTCGGTTGATGGTATTGCAGTGGGGGGCTGGACCCCGTTTGGTCGGCCGTTTGCAGCCTGGAGATCCCCTGGTGCTTATGGGGCCGACCGGGGCGCCTACTGAGATCCCCCAGGGAGAGACGGTGCTGGTCGTGGCAGGCCGCTGGGGGGCGGCGGCAATGCTTGATCTGGGTCCTGCCCTCCGGGCGGCGGGCAATCGGGTTCTCTATGTGGCTGCTTTTGGCTCGGCCGCTGAATTAGACCGCCAAGATGAGCTTGAAATGGCGGCCGATCAGCTCATTTGGAGCACGGCTCGGGAGCCGAAAATTACTCCCCGTCGGCCCCAGGACTTGAGCGTAGTGGAAACGGACATGGTTGCCCTGCTACAGCGCTACGGGGCGGGGGAATTAGGGAGCCCTGAGGGCAGTGGACGTCTTCCTTTGAGGTCGGTAAATCGATTTCTGGTGATGGGGTCTACAGGGCTATTGCACGGTTTCCAAGGGGCTTTGAAAGGGCCCCTGAAAGACGTTTTTCGCTCCGATCTCAAAGCCATCGGCATGGTGGGAAGTCCCATGCAGTGCATGCTAAAGGGCGTTTGCGCCCAGTGTTTGCAGTGGCAGATTGACCCGGAGACGGGAAAACGCACCCGTGCTGTCTTTTCTTGCGCCGAGCAGGACCAGCCTTTAAGTTGGATCGATATCGATAATCTGGTGGCGCGTCAGCTCCAGAATCGTCTTCCGGACCGGCTCACTTCCCAGTGGTTGGATTATGTCTTATCTCAAACCCATCCTAGCTAACGGCGGTTCTGGATAGCTCAGGTTCTTGTAGACGCCACAAACGAAAGTCGTCGTGTTTTAAATGGGGAGAATTGAGCAAATGAAGGGAAGGCTAAGCCTATCGGTTTCGGGCAATGACCTTGCCGGAAACGGCCTCAAGGCCTTATTGATGCGCCCCTCCCTGGCGCGCGCCCTTCGGGCCTCCTGCAGGAGGTCCCGATTCGCTCCCGGCGAATCGGTCCGGCCTACTAGGAGGCGCTCATAAACCGCCCGTAGGCCGGATTAAGCGTTACGTATCCGGCAAAACAATACCAAGGTGAACCGAGAGAGCAGGGAGAATGGAGCGCCAAGAGTTAATGATTACTCTCCCAAGCGAGGAAAAGAGACTTCGCCGTCAGTTTTGGATCGGTTTGCTTCTCTCCATGCCCGTTCTGTTCTATAGTCCGCCATTCCAGGAGTGGCTTCCGTTCTCTTTACCGGCATTTATGGTCCGCTCCTGGATAGCGCCGCTTTTTGCGCTCCTTGTTTTTAGCTATGGCGGCTTGCCTTTTTTGCGCCTAGCAGCTAAAGAACTTCACTCCTCTCACTGGGGAATGATGGCGTTTCTTTCTCTGCTGGTCATTGGGGCTATTAGTGCTTCCCTCGCCTTTCTGATCTTGGCTTTCCTGGTTTCAGCGCCGATAGGGGGGTCTCTGTGGATAGGGGTCGTCCTGATGGATGGACTGCTCCTTGGCCAATGGGTGGGGGGGCGTCGCTTGCGTCAGGTCACTACTCCTCTGCAGCGAATAATTAGCTTGCTGCCTGAAACAGTCGAGCGGATCACCCAAAAAGACCAGAGGGAAACCGTGCCAGTGGGCGAGCTGAAAAGGGGGGATCTCGTGCTTATGCGACTGGAAAGCCGCACCCTGCCTGCCCAGAGTCATCTCCTGAAAAAAACGGAAATGGCGTCTCATGAAGACCGTGATTATGGGGCCATGGTAGCCGATTTCGCCCGTCGTTTCCGGACTCCGCTGATTCTGGTGGCCTTGACCCTGATGGCGGTAACTGTGGCTTACCTTTTGAGCAAGAGGGAAGCGGTGAATGTTCTCAATTTCGAGGCGCTTGGGCTTGGGGCCACAATAGCCATCTTTGCAGGAGCGTCTTTAGTGATCGGGGTGGCGGGAACTTATCTCACCCGCTCAGCGGATCTTTTCGCGGATCTCACGGGGATTGGTGAGGCGTTAGTGGGGGCGGTGCTGCTGGGTGCGGTCACCTCCTTAGCGGGTGTCGTCACTTCCCTGACGGCAGCGGCTGAAGGTCATCCCGTGCTGTCGGTAAGCAATGCCATTGGGGGTATCGCGGCCCAGACGGCTTTCCTTGCTGTGGCGGACTTGTTTTACCGGGGGGCCAATCTCGAGCATGCCGCCGCTTCCCTCCAAAATTTAATGCAAAGTGTGATTTTGATTAGCCTACTCATGGTATTGCTGGCCGTGATTACGACCCCCCAAGTTACCGTCTTTGGGGTTCATCCCGCGTCTCCTGTCATCATTGTCGCCTATCTCGCAGCCGTTAAACTCGTCTCCAGATCCAGTAAGATGCCCATGTGGGCGCCCCGGAAAACGGCTCAGACCGTGCTGGATGAACCTGATGAAAAGGGGATTCAGCACACCAGCTTAGCCAAGGTCTCTGTGAGCCTTCTGGTCAATGGGATAGCGGTTGCCATCGCCGGTTACCTCGTTGCTCAATCCGGGATTGCGTTATCCGCCAAGACTGGGCTTTCCGAGACCTTCGTTGGCAGCTTATTCACAGCAGTGGCCACTTCCTTGCCTGAATTAGTGGTTTCGGTAAGTGCAGTAAAGCAGGGAGCACTGACCTTGGCGGTCGGTAACATTGTAGGAGGCAATTCATTCGAAGTCCTGGTCGTTGCCGCAGCCGATTTCGTCTATCTTGACGGTTCACTCCTGCACGCTACCACGGAGAGCCAGACCTTTATTATTGCCTTGACCGCCTTATTAATGGGAGTTTTGCTCTTGGGGCTATTGTATCGCCAACGTCAGGGGATTGCGGGAATTGGCTGGGAGAGCTTTTTAATCCTGTTGTTGTTTCTCGGAGGCTATGGGGTGTTGTACCTCATGGGTTGATTGGATGTAATTTTTACTTCGGTGCCGCAAAGTTAATCGTGACGATATGGGTTTTATCCCCCAGGTTGAGGCCAAGGCGTATTGAATTTGCCGATTGGGCTTCTTCCTTGCCCGGAAAAAAGAGATAGCCATAGGCCAACTCTCCGGGGCGAATCCGTTCATTCCGCAGAGATTCTCGAAGTAAATCCTGGCGAATCTGTTGGTCAAGCTCGTCATAGCGCTTGGTTCCGCCAAAGAGCGCGCCGGCGGCGGCCCCTGCTGCAGCCCCTTTGGCGGTAATTTCACCCACATTTTCTCCGGTGACAATTCCAACCGCCATGCCCGCCAGGGCGCCGGCGGCGCCGAGAAGGACGGCGGGTTTGCCGGTTCCTTTTGCGGTTTCTCCCAGTTCCACATGGCTGCGGACGCGTTGATAGGCTTGTTCGGCGGTTAACAAGGGCCAGGCCTGTCCTTGAGCGTCGATAAGGAAAGTCTGGTCGGCCCTGACCCGGGTTGTTGACAGGCTTTGGTTGTCGATAACAAAGCGAATGGGGAAGAGGCCCGCACCGCGGATATCAAAGCCAAAGGCTTTATTGGCTTCTTTATCGCTGGCGAAGGCCCGGGCGACCACTTTTGCGCCGTCCACATCCACGTGGTCCGATTGGGCCTCTGGAAAGGGGACCGGTGCTACCCGTTCTCCGTAAGTGGCACAGGCGAACAGGAGGGTGAGCAGGCCGAGGAGGAGCCCTAAACGGGCTCCAACGACCCAGGCAGGAGAGCCTGATTTTTTAACTTTTTTTGTCATCGGTAAGCTAGAGGTTTTGGAATTTGAGGATTGACAGTCCCAAGAGTCATTGAACATAGTGGTTTTTAATAATTATAAATTCGATACCCATTCAAAAGAAAGGTTCACCTATAGTTTGGAGTGATTGATGAGTAGTGCTTTAAAAGAATATCTAAGAGAAATGATACATGGAATGTACGAACCTATTTTGAGGGGCAGTGAAGCTCCACCGTCGATTCGTTCCGCACAGCCATCGCGCGTGGGGGAAGGAGTTATTGATGAATCTACATTCCAGGTGATAGAAGCGGACAGGCTTTTCGATGCGTTAAATGGCGCCAATACAGTGGTGGGGCAGACCGCACTGTATCGCTCCGTAGCCCAGCCTTTACATTCCGCCAAACTTATCAAGGCTAAGCAGGAGGCATTGCAGGAACTGGCGTCAAATGGGAGCCTTCGAGAAAAGATCGAAGCGCTGCTGCAAAA encodes the following:
- a CDS encoding Uma2 family endonuclease → MTTASTDSPPIIMAPHRKLTVAEYHRMGEAGILREDDRVELIEGELIDMAPIGHLHASLTSTLNEYLTPRLIGRAIAWIQNPIQLAPYSEPQPDFALLRYQPHRYRHILPAATDVLLVVEIADTTVHYDREIKGPLYARHGIPEYWLINLPGQFIEVYFEPEPENACYQTVQAVTEGQLAPQCFPEVILNVREFLS
- a CDS encoding pyridine nucleotide-disulfide oxidoreductase, giving the protein MAADDALTLEDIAFSELFQVTGLEVLDKGFLDLLKYRDSELYRHVISYRQASEPLPPVAESELLLALAPHLEDFLARFFGIEGELAASGNATLSHDPVMVFKKEWVQRRGRRYRKPIARSFYTLDRWLSEQLQQAGLAEADREQAVAQWAQGLHQAEAVPGEVTEALIQWCALALTDPDGQRAVAGWTSFHLPRKVDHARLVPLEHLEGDSLHRLQANPATFRRRDGFKLTDPRMSARAVQGEVHYCIYCHDHNGDFCSKGFPEKKNQPELGFKADPLGVTLTGCPVEEKISEMHALKREGRTIAALAVAMVDNPMVPATGHRICNDCMKSCIYQKQEPVNIPQIETRVLTDVLDLPWGVEIYDLLTRWNPLRQRQFLLQPYNGYKVLVSGMGPAGFTMAHHLTMEGCAVVGIDGLKMEPLPEALLKQPVREWSALKESLDERILLGFGGVAEYGITVRWDKNFLKLIYLSLLRRPLFQAFGGVRLGGTMTLEDAWKLGFDHACIATGTGLPRVIPMGNSLARGMRQASDFLMALQLTGAGKESSLANLQVRLPAVVIGGGLTAIDTATEVQAYYIKQVEKMLTRYEKLVAAQGKAQVRAGLSEEDEEILEEFLAHGRLVRAERQRAAQAGEAPDFIPLLRAWGGVTLAYRKGLNASPAYQRNHEEVLKAMEEGLYYAEGLEPLRAELDKYGHVKALVCRRMRQEEGRWLGTREEITLPARAVFIAAGAKPNTIYEHEYPGSIELEGDHFLPHVEHPDGLQPVQVAEDCKSSEFGPFTSYHREGHMVTFVGDTHPVFQGSVVKAIASSKRSYPQVMAALALHPPASKEDYNDFRAQMADLLTPRVSQVNRSNPGIVEVWVRAPLAARNFRPGQFFRLQSFESNSPEVEGTRLQIPLLTVSGTGVQDDQIRLMVLQWGAGPRLVGRLQPGDPLVLMGPTGAPTEIPQGETVLVVAGRWGAAAMLDLGPALRAAGNRVLYVAAFGSAAELDRQDELEMAADQLIWSTAREPKITPRRPQDLSVVETDMVALLQRYGAGELGSPEGSGRLPLRSVNRFLVMGSTGLLHGFQGALKGPLKDVFRSDLKAIGMVGSPMQCMLKGVCAQCLQWQIDPETGKRTRAVFSCAEQDQPLSWIDIDNLVARQLQNRLPDRLTSQWLDYVLSQTHPS
- the hypE gene encoding hydrogenase expression/formation protein HypE; protein product: MNSHQGSRHITLAHGGGGKAMRDLIETLFVRHFHNPWLTPLEDQARIGLGELSPGGNRLAFTTDSFVVDPLFFPGGDIGTLAVNGTVNDLAMSGAQPLYLSCGMILEEGLSITLLEEVVESMGRAADAAGVSIVTGDIKVVPRGAVDKLFINTTGLGVIPEGVHIASHRAQPGDAILVNGFMGDHGAAIVDARGDLALDNPVESDCQPLHGLVAAMLAACPDIHCLRDATRGGVATVLNEFVQAAQVGMRLEEASLPVRETVRGVCEILGLDPLYLANEGKLVAIVPAEAAEAVLAAMRSHPAGREGAIIGEVTAVPEGRVVLATALGGERIVDMLVGEQLPRIC
- a CDS encoding IS607 family transposase, producing MKLVPLRKAVQALGLSKNTLRKYADQGSINVIRTPSGQRLFDLDSFTGQLTKQTAVAYARVSSKGQKPDLECQVEYLSEYASEVVRDVGSGLNYKRKGLRALLERAVCGERLKIVVASRDRIARFGWELVDFIVQKPGGEIVVLDQRVGSAEEELTQDLLHILHVFSCRMYGRRKYKSNQVEEDPVLSYYSAEELVQALVRRIEKDLQQDGRTLSYSRDDSGLESD
- the gpmA gene encoding 2,3-diphosphoglycerate-dependent phosphoglycerate mutase — protein: MVLLRHGESVWNLENRFTGWTDVDLSANGIEEARLAGKILKNEGYQFDKAYTSVLKRAIRTLWIVEEVMDLMWLPIEKRWELNERHYGSLQGLNKAEMAKQYGAELVHQWRRGYAIEPPPLDDSDPRHPRFDRRYAHLASEKVPASESLEKTLQRVIPCWEKDILPDIAAGKELIIVAHGNSLRALYKHLEGLSDQEVMELNIPTGIPLVFELDEAFRPTAHYYLADSEKGQVAVDGMAH